The Tissierellales bacterium nucleotide sequence TTCAAAAAATAGAAGTCCAATAAGGAAAGTAATTAATGAAGGAAAGGCATTAAAAAGGATTTTTAAATTAACTGATTATATTGATGAGCGTGAGGTGTGCGAACTTGAAAAAGCAATGATATTTTTATTCAGACAATATAAAGACTTTAATGTCTTAAATGTTAAAAGAGGTGGAGATTTGTAATTAAGAAATCAACAAGCTTAAACACCACCTTTAAAAGCCAATGATAGGCATTAATAAAAATAGCGATAGGAACGAAGAAAACAATTATAAATAAAGGTTTTGATTGTTCTATTCAAATATAAGAAACCAGATTTTAAAAAACTGAAAATCTTTAATAGATTGATTATCTGGTTTAAAGATAAGTTTTAACAACATTGAAAATTTCAGTAAAATTATTTCCAAACTGAAAAAATATTTCAATAAACCGTTATT carries:
- a CDS encoding GIY-YIG nuclease family protein is translated as MFLMEENTIYLGITHDIKERISSHLSKGSKNRSPIRKVINEGKALKRIFKLTDYIDEREVCELEKAMIFLFRQYKDFNVLNVKRGGDL